A region from the Pseudomonas promysalinigenes genome encodes:
- a CDS encoding glycosyltransferase, with the protein MDRQHPPFVAPGYLRAGASFFGWACLAGLIALASEMVAPQYLDPNHHLFIFIIGTLGMWRYGNAVVHYVRGMYFLHWQFPRLRRRVERLGDAALPSHMFMVVTSFRIPTMTTFKVYQSVFQEVQRLKVPCTVIASIVEKGDENFIKDIMRNEVKNRDDIKLVIVRARGTGKRDGLAHAFRALSRQMPLSDAVVGVVDGDTMMLPGCVERAVKLFAVLPDVGGLTTNEFCEVEGSRWMRQWHSMRFVQRHINMCSMALSHRVLTLTGRLSFFRAEVMTDPEFIRDVEADFLEHWRLGRFQFLTGDDKSSWLSLMRAGWNTFYVPDSHTLTVEHPPSDSFFIATRQLMFRWYGNSLRQNFRATALLGRARLGLFTLYVLLDQRVSMWTCLMGLTASVVAGVAFGIQYLLVYLFWVLISRSLVTVLFVFAGHPVSPMYPFVLYYNQIVGSLMKVYAMFHMDQQSWTRQKTTLATGSVDFDASLNRWSSKAMLCSSVAIFFGVITVLLELSQR; encoded by the coding sequence ATGGATCGACAGCACCCACCCTTCGTAGCACCCGGCTACCTGCGCGCAGGCGCCAGCTTCTTCGGCTGGGCGTGCCTGGCCGGGCTGATTGCGCTGGCGTCGGAGATGGTCGCCCCGCAGTATCTGGACCCAAACCACCACCTGTTCATCTTCATCATCGGCACGCTGGGGATGTGGCGCTATGGAAACGCCGTCGTTCACTACGTGCGCGGCATGTATTTCCTGCATTGGCAATTTCCAAGGCTGCGCCGCCGGGTGGAGCGCCTGGGCGATGCGGCGCTGCCCTCGCACATGTTCATGGTGGTAACCAGCTTTCGCATTCCCACCATGACCACTTTCAAGGTCTACCAGTCGGTGTTCCAGGAGGTGCAACGGCTGAAAGTGCCCTGCACGGTGATCGCTTCGATCGTCGAGAAAGGCGACGAAAACTTCATCAAGGACATCATGCGCAATGAGGTCAAGAACCGCGACGACATCAAGTTGGTGATCGTCCGCGCCCGCGGCACCGGCAAGCGTGACGGCCTGGCCCATGCCTTCAGGGCGTTGTCGCGGCAGATGCCGCTCAGTGATGCCGTGGTAGGCGTGGTCGACGGCGACACCATGATGCTGCCCGGCTGTGTCGAGCGGGCAGTCAAGCTGTTCGCCGTGCTGCCGGACGTTGGCGGCTTGACCACCAACGAGTTCTGCGAAGTCGAGGGCAGCCGATGGATGCGCCAATGGCACTCGATGCGGTTCGTGCAACGCCACATCAACATGTGCTCGATGGCGCTATCACACCGGGTGCTGACGTTGACCGGGCGGCTGTCGTTCTTCCGCGCTGAAGTGATGACTGACCCCGAGTTCATCCGCGATGTCGAGGCCGACTTTCTAGAGCACTGGCGGCTCGGTCGCTTCCAGTTCCTCACCGGTGACGATAAGTCGAGCTGGCTGAGCCTGATGCGCGCCGGCTGGAACACTTTCTACGTGCCCGACAGCCACACCCTGACCGTCGAGCATCCACCCAGCGACAGCTTCTTCATCGCTACGCGGCAATTGATGTTCCGTTGGTACGGCAACTCGCTGCGCCAGAACTTTCGCGCCACGGCCCTGCTCGGCCGCGCGCGCCTTGGGCTGTTCACCCTGTACGTGCTGCTCGACCAGCGGGTGTCGATGTGGACCTGCCTGATGGGGCTGACCGCCTCGGTGGTGGCCGGTGTGGCGTTCGGCATCCAGTACCTGTTGGTGTACCTGTTCTGGGTGCTGATCTCGCGCAGCCTGGTGACCGTGCTGTTCGTGTTCGCCGGGCACCCGGTGAGCCCGATGTACCCCTTCGTCCTTTATTACAACCAGATCGTCGGTTCGCTGATGAAGGTCTACGCGATGTTCCACATGGACCAGCAAAGCTGGACGCGGCAAAAGACCACTCTGGCCACTGGCAGCGTCGACTTCGATGCCAGCCTCAACCGCTGGTCCTCGAAGGCGATGCTGTGCTCGTCGGTCGCCATCTTCTTCGGGGTCATCACCGTTCTTCTAGAACTCTCGCAACGTTAA
- a CDS encoding PilZ domain-containing protein, translating to MSTTNIPAAPGKTAANIVHEAVDERQYVRTRMNARVRLCSAGQAPFEVALQDISLGGLGLSHDAPLKIGALYDASIRLRLNQIDLNIDSKIRIVSQRGSEVGAQFVDLDAQKRDILRYLISAYMSGEIADINGLFTVMQRENYIKERKHKYASARTPGARLKALTGTLLYTAAGIAALAFVGYKGYLLFFRIPALQAQVATNAQVISMPDNGYVKYLLPAGATEVHAGQPLASISTQLATSFTSPADMKAVADLSPGDLQTLLGRATIETVINSPCDCQVYYPSPRVDGYGYKEAPLMHLLPKAQGMFVRANLPFDKLADIERVKSVDMQVFGLDQHYSGKVVDARVDEANRNLALTIEPDSPLPADAYQKAVAVDLFLGLPFGAAR from the coding sequence ATGAGTACCACGAACATCCCCGCGGCCCCGGGCAAAACAGCGGCCAACATCGTCCACGAAGCGGTCGACGAGCGCCAGTATGTGCGCACGCGCATGAACGCCCGCGTGCGCCTGTGCAGTGCCGGCCAGGCGCCGTTCGAGGTAGCCCTGCAGGATATTTCCCTGGGCGGCCTGGGCCTGAGCCACGACGCCCCCCTGAAGATCGGCGCGTTGTATGACGCCTCCATACGCCTGCGCCTGAACCAGATCGACCTGAACATCGACAGCAAGATCCGTATCGTCTCGCAGCGTGGCAGCGAGGTGGGCGCGCAGTTCGTCGACCTTGATGCGCAGAAGCGCGACATTCTGCGCTACCTGATCAGCGCCTACATGTCTGGAGAAATCGCTGATATCAATGGCCTGTTCACGGTCATGCAGCGCGAGAACTACATCAAGGAACGCAAGCACAAGTACGCCAGCGCCCGCACCCCAGGAGCTCGCCTGAAGGCGTTGACGGGCACGCTGTTGTACACCGCCGCTGGCATCGCCGCACTGGCCTTCGTTGGTTACAAAGGCTACCTGCTGTTCTTCCGCATCCCAGCGCTGCAGGCGCAAGTGGCGACCAACGCCCAGGTCATCAGCATGCCCGACAATGGCTATGTGAAATACCTGCTGCCTGCCGGTGCCACCGAGGTGCACGCCGGGCAGCCGCTGGCCAGCATTTCTACACAGCTGGCCACCAGCTTCACCAGCCCTGCCGACATGAAGGCTGTGGCCGACCTGTCGCCGGGTGACCTGCAAACCCTGCTCGGCCGTGCCACCATCGAGACGGTGATCAACAGCCCCTGCGATTGCCAGGTCTACTACCCAAGCCCGCGGGTGGATGGTTACGGCTACAAGGAGGCGCCACTGATGCACTTGCTGCCCAAGGCGCAAGGCATGTTTGTGCGCGCCAATCTGCCGTTCGACAAGCTCGCCGATATCGAGCGGGTTAAGTCGGTGGACATGCAGGTGTTCGGCCTTGACCAGCACTACAGCGGCAAGGTGGTCGACGCGCGTGTCGATGAGGCCAACCGCAATCTGGCACTGACAATCGAGCCTGACAGCCCGCTGCCGGCCGATGCCTACCAGAAAGCGGTGGCGGTCGACCTGTTCCTGGGCCTGCCGTTTGGCGCTGCGCGCTAA
- a CDS encoding tetratricopeptide repeat protein, whose product MTVNMPPRLLLASLALACASTASAGQSLEQIRYTLYKDPSAEVTGDLRQLAERGDLASTLLLGDVLAARPDSSPAEVVALYQKAFADGRGMVPALASLARLIDRTPHLREAQRTWMTQALTRYPANLDPRNTSTTLEVFLTYPELVEPAQAAQLLALYEQACLLNCRPELYHAVLAERQGRRSEAERWYRQAVKVDARAIDRYYAFLGEQQDRLFPAFADQLEPEREQLPVENIHRIAALLDSIASVQRAEQDADRYESQNSTAGAEKLPPTPEQLAREKAQQDALDLATARVQRWRDVAVARGYVPAMVSKANYMISNPTEHNAEETQALIDQVRPRDPTRAKALQAQFYMVNNWLTMDPDKARALIEELRASGYPGAGLLLGEYYSKGVEDQPDQEKALALFQAEANKGNTAAWYRMATLHAYGRALCHDPVKAYTYARVALDLGERSAKSLVRRLEKTLPKDDIERAMAARNGLFKEATL is encoded by the coding sequence ATGACCGTGAACATGCCCCCCCGCCTGCTGCTGGCCAGCCTGGCCCTGGCCTGCGCCAGCACGGCCAGCGCCGGGCAGAGCCTGGAGCAGATCCGCTACACGCTATACAAGGACCCATCGGCAGAGGTCACTGGCGATCTGCGTCAACTGGCTGAGCGTGGCGATCTGGCCAGCACCTTGCTGCTTGGCGATGTACTGGCCGCACGGCCAGACTCCAGTCCCGCAGAAGTGGTGGCGTTGTATCAGAAGGCTTTCGCCGATGGCCGTGGCATGGTCCCGGCGCTGGCTTCGCTGGCTCGCCTGATCGACCGCACTCCACACCTGCGCGAAGCGCAGCGCACATGGATGACCCAGGCACTGACGCGCTACCCGGCCAACCTCGACCCGCGTAACACCAGCACCACGCTGGAAGTGTTTCTGACCTATCCCGAGCTCGTCGAACCTGCTCAGGCCGCACAACTGTTGGCGCTGTACGAACAGGCCTGCCTGCTCAACTGCCGCCCGGAGCTCTACCATGCCGTGTTGGCCGAACGCCAAGGCCGGCGCAGCGAAGCCGAACGCTGGTACCGCCAGGCGGTCAAGGTGGATGCCCGCGCCATCGACCGCTACTACGCCTTTCTCGGCGAGCAGCAGGACCGCTTGTTCCCAGCATTCGCCGACCAACTGGAGCCGGAACGCGAGCAGTTGCCGGTGGAGAACATCCACCGCATCGCCGCCTTGCTCGACAGCATTGCCAGCGTGCAGCGTGCCGAACAGGATGCCGACCGCTATGAGAGCCAGAACAGCACAGCCGGTGCCGAAAAGCTGCCGCCGACACCCGAGCAACTGGCTCGCGAAAAGGCTCAGCAAGACGCCTTGGACCTGGCTACCGCCCGCGTTCAACGCTGGCGAGACGTAGCGGTGGCCCGCGGATACGTACCAGCGATGGTATCGAAGGCCAACTACATGATCTCCAACCCGACCGAGCACAACGCCGAGGAAACCCAGGCGCTGATCGATCAGGTGCGCCCGCGCGATCCGACGCGGGCCAAGGCCTTGCAAGCTCAGTTCTACATGGTCAACAACTGGCTGACCATGGACCCGGACAAGGCCCGCGCATTGATCGAAGAACTGCGTGCCAGTGGTTACCCCGGTGCCGGCTTGCTGCTGGGTGAGTACTACAGCAAGGGGGTCGAGGACCAACCTGACCAGGAAAAGGCCCTGGCGCTGTTCCAGGCCGAAGCCAACAAAGGCAACACCGCTGCCTGGTACCGCATGGCCACCCTGCACGCCTACGGCCGCGCGCTGTGTCACGACCCAGTCAAAGCCTACACCTATGCCCGCGTAGCGCTGGACCTGGGCGAGCGCAGCGCCAAAAGCCTGGTCAGGCGCCTGGAAAAAACCCTGCCCAAGGATGACATCGAGCGCGCCATGGCCGCTCGCAACGGGCTATTCAAGGAGGCCACCCTGTGA